A genomic segment from Nicotiana sylvestris chromosome 1, ASM39365v2, whole genome shotgun sequence encodes:
- the LOC104243731 gene encoding probable 1-acyl-sn-glycerol-3-phosphate acyltransferase 5, translating to MTSRCPIEWEQIYDITIGYKHHCPSFLGNAFGVDPAEVHMHVRCISVADIPESENEAASWLMDTFCDKDELLSDFHSQGHFPREGIESELSMAKCLANFIFVMTLTAICTYLTLFSSIWFKIYVSSVCAFLATATYFNFRPSPIVSL from the exons ATGACTAGTCGCTGTCCAATTGAGTGGGAGCAGA TTTATGACATCACAATTGGCTACAAGCATCATTGCCCTTCTTTTTTGGGCAATGCCTTTGGGGTTGATCCAGCTGAAGTACATATGCACGTCCGCTGTATTTCTGTTGCCGATATACCAGAATCTGAAAATGAGGCTGCTTCATGGTTGATGGATACATTCTGTGACAAGGATGAATTGTTGTCGGATTTTCATTCACAAGGTCATTTCCCTCGCGAAGGAATAGAAAGTGAGCTGTCTATGGCCAAGTGTTTAGCAAACTTCATCTTTGTGATGACATTGACTGCGATTTGTACTTATCTGACTCTATTTTCTTCCATTTGGTTCAAGATATATGTTTCCTCTGTCTGTGCATTCTTGGCAACAGCTACATACTTCAATTTTCGGCCTTCGCCCATTGTATCTTTATGA
- the LOC104243728 gene encoding UPF0496 protein At4g34320-like, translating to MGGHLSKKPGETSAAIDNMQYQIELNSYEAACRADTDLQSFDTTLQARTSHVINTLADGVEVRALSFDSLKEVTGCLLEMNQEVVKVILDCKKDIWKNQELFELVEEYFDNSLKTLDFLAALEKCLKRARDSQLLILVALQQFEEESGVEGNRYTKTLEELKNFKAAGDPFTEEFFQIFQSVYTQQMLMLEKLQLKKNKLDKRLKYIHAWRKVSNIIFVATFAAVLICSVVAAAIAAPPVASALAAATSIPLGSMGKWIDSLLKNYENAVKGQKELINTMHVGTFITIKDLDSIRVLIDRLEIEIESLLKKVEFAIDENEVKIGIEEIRKKLDVFMKNVEDLGVQADVCSRDIRRARTVILQRIIKPPNH from the coding sequence ATGGGAGGACATTTGAGCAAAAAGCCTGGTGAGACTTCAGCTGCAATTGACAATATGCAGTACCAAATCGAGCTGAATTCATATGAAGCCGCGTGCAGGGCTGACACGGATTTACAGTCATTTGATACAACTCTACAAGCTAGAACCAGTCATGTTATCAATACCCTTGCTGATGGGGTTGAAGTTAGAGCACTTTCTTTTGATTCTTTGAAAGAAGTCACTGGTTGCCTTTTGGAGATGAATCAGGAAGTTGTGAAGGTGATATTGGATTGCAAGAAAGACATATGGAAGAATCAAGAATTGTTTGAGCTGGTTGAGGAGTATTTTGACAATAGCCTCAAAACTCTTGATTTCTTGGCTGCTTTAGAGAAATGCCTAAAACGAGCTCGGGATAGCCAATTGCTGATTCTTGTAGCACTTCAACAATTCGAAGAGGAAAGTGGGGTTGAAGGGAATCGATACACTAAGACTTTAGAGGAACTGAAGAATTTCAAAGCTGCAGGGGATCCTTTCACAGAGGAATTTTTCCAGATTTTCCAGTCTGTTTATACACAGCAAATGCTGATGCTCGAAAAGCTGCAGCTGAAAAAGAACAAGCTTGATAAGAGGCTTAAGTACATTCATGCTTGGAGGAAAGTGTCAAACATTATATTTGTGGCTACATTTGCAGCTGTTTTGATTTGCTCGGTAGTGGCTGCTGCTATAGCTGCTCCTCCAGTTGCATCTGCTCTGGCTGCTGCAACATCGATTCCATTAGGCTCAATGGGCAAATGGATAGATTCCCTTCTCAAGAACTATGAAAATGCTGTCAAAGGGCAGAAAGAATTGATCAACACAATGCATGTTGGTACTTTTATAACAATTAAGGATTTGGACAGTATCAGGGTGCTGATTGATCGACTGGAAATTGAGATTGAGTCCCTCTTGAAGAAGGTTGAGTTTGCTATTGATGAAAATGAAGTTAAGATTGGTATAGAAGAGATCAGGAAAAAACTTGATGTTTTTATGAAGAATGTTGAAGATCTTGGAGTGCAAGCTGATGTTTGTAGCAGGGATATTCGTAGGGCAAGGACTGTTATCTTACAAAGGATCATCAAACCACCAAACCACTGA
- the LOC138877587 gene encoding uncharacterized protein, which yields MSIESSLQLSNGCSGSLVVMKANRKNNNLYRYRGSTVIGTATFSEDKEAKATRLWHMRLRHARGKSLKTLSDQGLLKGAPVSWKSTLQSTVALSTTEAKYMTITEDVKEAIWLQGLLKELGVEQKDITIFCDSQSVIQLAKNQVYHARTKHITTSAPEHTLDCQKHKEVTPI from the exons ATGAGCATTGAATCTTCATTACAACTTTCCAATGGGTGCTCTGGttcactagtggtaatgaaggctaatagGAAAAACAATAACTTGTACCGTTATCGtggtagtacagttattgggacagcgacgtTCAGTGAAGACAAAGAGGCAAAAGCAAccaggctatggcacatgcgcttgcgACATGCTCGAGGAAAATCATTGAagactctatcagatcaaggattgttaaaaggg gcaccagttagttggaagtctactttgcagtcaacagttgctttgtctacaacagaggcaaaGTATATGACTATTACAGAGGATGTGAAGgaagcaatttggcttcaaggattgctaaaggagcttggtgttgaacaaaaagatatcacaattttttgtgatagtcaaagtgttattcaattagcgaagaaccaagtttatcatgcaaggacgaagcacattaccactagtgcaccagagCATACTCTCGACTGTCAAAAACACAAGGAAGTGACACCCATTTAA
- the LOC104243727 gene encoding putative lipid-transfer protein DIR1, with product MEAKQKLVIFVALVMVAAVGFEVAAAGSGDSPCGLSIGDLMSCKPAVSGPKPLPPSEKCCAALGKADLPCLCTFKNSPMISAFKINATLAMDLPSKCNLNSPNCAA from the coding sequence ATGGAAGCAAAGCAAAAGCTTGTAATTTTTGTGGCACTTGTGATGGTTGCAGCCGTAGGATTTGAAGTGGCGGCGGCAGGATCCGGAGATTCACCGTGTGGTTTAAGCATTGGTGATCTAATGTCATGTAAGCCAGCAGTATCTGGTCCTAAACCATTGCCACCATCTGAAAAATGTTGCGCTGCTTTAGGCAAAGCAGATTTGCCTTGCCTTTGCACTTTCAAGAACAGTCCAATGATATCTGCATTCAAGATTAATGCAACTCTTGCCATGGATCTCCCCTCAAAATGCAATCTTAATTCTCCAAACTGCGCCGCTTAA
- the LOC138877591 gene encoding uncharacterized protein — protein MVVGEEVSVGTSTGTTAITIDHHHPLFLQPSDTPGSSLISIQLTGTENYALWNRSMEIGLMGKNLWEEYDALMPCPGCDCPKSKSYLEHFKYQSLLQFLMGLNETYAQPRSQILMMSPVPSVNKAYSMVVSEESQRNLKKSTQALDMGDNTALFTNKGGMTTGNTYKPKRNNLFCDYCNYTGHIRETCYKIHGYPNDFKMRRKAKSFPQRPMVNTATHEGQQYMGKAAEHQYMGKAAANVVSQEGQQMLNSPVGNPTPTLPQLIMFTQEQYDQIFKLINKDTGDNSKYFAGTTKATTLADKTKNKNWIVDSGTTNNMVHIRELLDKINTNNLKYESKVHLPDGTSLDIACIGESRIGECGVIRNDLHNRKVKGIGKELEGLYNMQHQQDKAKAATVQTHAHSKVEEELRVWHERLGHAPDKVVKQIPNMKFKINNDRIRDCTICPLARQGRLRFPKSTNR, from the exons ATGGTAGTTGGAGAAGAAGTTTCAGTTGGAACCAGCACAGGAACAACCGCAATAACCATCGATCATCATCACCCTCTGTTTTTACAGCCAAGCGACACTCCAGGTAGCTCCTTGATTTCAATTCAGCTAACTGGAACCGAGAACTATGCATTATGGAATAGATCTATGGAAATAGGATTGATGGGCAAGA ATTTATGGGAAGAATATGATGCCTTGATGCCATGTCCTGGATGTGATTGTCCAAAATCTAAGAGTTATTTAGAGCACTTTAAATATCAGAGTTTGCTACAGTTTCTGATGGGCCTAAATGAGACATATGCACAGCCTAGGAGTCAAATTTTGATGATGAGCCCAGTACCTTCCGTAAACAAGGCGTATTCCATGGTAGTTTCTGAAGAAAGCcagagaaatctgaaaaaatCTACGCAGGCATTAGATATGGGGGACAATACAGCATTGTTCACTAACAAAGGAGGCATGACTACAGGAAACACTTATAAGCCCAAAAGAAACAATTTGTTTTGTGACTACTGTAACTATACAGGTCACATCAGAGAAACATGTTACAAAATACATGGCTAtccaaatgatttcaaaatgagGAGGAAAGCCAAAAGTTTTCCACAAAGACCAATGGTTAACACCGCAACACATGAAGGACAACAATACATGGGGAAAGCAGCAGAACATCAGTACATGGGAAAAGCAGCAGCAAATGTAGTATCTCAGGAAGGGCAGCAGATGCTGAACTCACCAGTTGGAAATCCAACACCTACACTGCCTCAGCTAATCATGTTCACTCAGGAACAATATGATCAAATTTTCAAATTGATCAACAAAGACACAGGTGACAATTCAAAGTATTTTGCAGGTACGACTAAGGCCACTACATTAGCTgacaaaacaaagaataaaaACTGGATAGTAGATTCTGGTACAACTAATAACATGGTTCACATCAGAGAATTGCTTGACAAGATTAATACTAATAACCTAAAGTATGAATCTAAGGTTCATTTACCTGATGGTACCTCACTAGATATTGCTTGTATTGGAGAAAGTAGGATTGGTGAATGTGGTGTTATTAGGAAT GACCTTCATAATCGGAAAGTGAAGGGGATTGGTAAAGAGCTTGAAGGATTGTATAATATGCAGCATCAGCAGGACAAAGCCAAGGCTGCAACTGTGCAAACACATGCTCATTCTAAAGTAGAAGAGGAACTAAGGGTCTGGCATGAGAGACTTGGACATGCCCCTGATAAAGTGGTGAAACAAATCCCAAACATGAAGTTCAAGATCAACAATGATAGAATAAGAGATTGCACAATATGCCCTCTAGCTAGACAAGGAAGATTACGATTTCCAAAGAGtacaaatagataa